A DNA window from SAR324 cluster bacterium contains the following coding sequences:
- a CDS encoding FliH/SctL family protein: protein MSSLEALEQFTLPSFDEDVESEEPGRPHHKPDVVPTPVPTGEVPEHLAKGKEFEAIQYFEGYDTSYQESSHGSAFGELDTGEESYSDEEKQELASVFATDNFIRENSLLTDAEAFAKSIREGAQLYKQQLLLKTEKANLEAEQFKQEALTIKQTMEDERQAVLREAHLEADKVKEQGYQEGFDAGLQAGMEKRFQESEYLANQMNGVIEQLSNLRQVVRFQAEQELVQLAVLIAKQVVVQELMINPEMLQNILVKALREIESKGKIQVFLHPEDYEFMQNTGVNLDQYMGEEQTLVLKVNQEAEPGSVFIETDDDVLNFTFQQQFEQIEEELSQRLAERQVQMHSVDMDAYDFTVPEELQTAAGDPTVQGTEPEGQHVLTAPEEQENSMVAEEGPESISGMKVEEESVDTVDTNAEIDPAELFGGPSQTKTPTESDTVIDPNELFGNSDER, encoded by the coding sequence ATGAGCTCACTAGAGGCCCTTGAGCAATTCACGCTACCCAGTTTCGATGAGGATGTTGAGAGTGAAGAACCAGGCCGTCCTCATCATAAACCTGACGTAGTTCCTACTCCAGTACCAACTGGTGAAGTCCCTGAGCACCTTGCCAAGGGGAAAGAATTTGAAGCCATCCAATACTTCGAGGGTTATGACACCTCTTACCAGGAATCTTCGCATGGTTCCGCTTTTGGTGAGTTGGACACTGGAGAGGAGTCTTATTCAGACGAGGAAAAGCAAGAACTGGCGAGTGTTTTTGCAACAGATAACTTCATCCGGGAGAACTCGCTACTGACGGATGCAGAAGCTTTTGCCAAGTCAATTCGAGAGGGAGCTCAGCTTTATAAACAGCAACTTTTGCTGAAGACTGAGAAAGCAAACCTGGAGGCAGAGCAGTTCAAGCAAGAAGCACTCACAATAAAGCAAACTATGGAGGACGAACGGCAGGCCGTCCTCAGAGAAGCTCATCTAGAAGCAGATAAGGTCAAAGAACAAGGATATCAGGAAGGTTTTGATGCAGGCTTACAGGCGGGAATGGAGAAACGCTTCCAAGAGTCAGAATATCTAGCCAATCAGATGAATGGTGTCATTGAACAGCTTTCCAATCTGCGGCAGGTTGTCCGCTTTCAAGCAGAGCAGGAGTTGGTCCAATTGGCGGTCCTGATTGCCAAGCAGGTGGTAGTACAAGAGTTGATGATCAACCCAGAGATGCTGCAGAATATCTTGGTCAAGGCACTCCGGGAAATTGAATCAAAGGGAAAGATTCAGGTGTTTCTGCACCCAGAAGACTACGAATTTATGCAAAATACTGGGGTTAACCTTGATCAGTACATGGGGGAGGAGCAGACCCTTGTGCTCAAGGTCAATCAAGAAGCGGAGCCAGGATCTGTCTTCATTGAAACTGATGATGACGTGCTAAACTTCACCTTCCAGCAGCAGTTTGAACAAATTGAGGAGGAACTGAGTCAACGACTGGCAGAACGTCAGGTGCAGATGCACTCTGTAGATATGGATGCCTACGATTTTACTGTACCGGAAGAACTACAAACCGCAGCAGGTGATCCCACAGTACAAGGGACTGAACCCGAAGGACAACACGTTTTGACAGCGCCTGAAGAGCAAGAAAATTCCATGGTCGCTGAGGAGGGTCCTGAATCGATATCAGGAATGAAAGTGGAAGAAGAGTCGGTAGATACTGTCGATACAAATGCTGAAATAGATCCGGCTGAACTCTTTGGAGGACCCTCACAGACAAAAACTCCCACAGAATCAGACACAGTGATAGATCCCAACGAGTTGTTTGGAAATTCTGATGAACGCTGA
- a CDS encoding FliI/YscN family ATPase: MNAEAAEQIRYSHLGPYLKTVQSFKPLRAEGRVTQMIGHLIEATNPGCSKGSMCFLYDPQTRVSVPAEVVGFREDKILVMLLEQMTNVGPHCRILYNHRDPSIRVGEGLLGRVIDPLMRPIDGQGELFTHTETPLYPPSINPLNRPRVFEPLDVGVRVINGTLTCGRGQRVGILAGSGVGKSVLLGMMARYTDADVNVIALIGERGREVKDFIEGILGSEGMARSIVVVATSDQPALLRLRGAFVATAIAEFFRAQGKDVLLTMDSLTRFAMAQREIGLAAGEPPTTKGYPPSVFAMMPNLLERAGTQGESGSITGFYTVLVEGDDANDPIGDAARAIVDGHIVLSRDLAAKGTYPAIDLLLSASRVMPEVTSELHQKMAQLFRGTLATYREAEDLINIGAYVRGSNPEIDYAIQKYPMMLEFVRQGMRENTPFEECISQLQNIFGDRLQ; encoded by the coding sequence ATGAACGCTGAAGCTGCTGAGCAGATACGCTACTCCCACCTTGGTCCCTACCTGAAGACAGTACAGAGCTTCAAGCCTTTACGAGCGGAAGGCCGAGTGACCCAGATGATTGGTCACTTGATTGAGGCGACTAATCCTGGCTGCTCAAAGGGCAGCATGTGTTTTCTCTACGATCCGCAAACTCGTGTTTCTGTCCCAGCTGAGGTAGTCGGTTTTCGAGAAGACAAAATCTTGGTGATGCTGCTTGAGCAGATGACCAATGTAGGGCCTCACTGTCGAATCCTCTACAACCACAGAGATCCAAGCATTCGTGTTGGAGAAGGTCTTTTGGGTCGTGTGATTGATCCACTGATGAGACCGATTGATGGCCAAGGAGAACTATTCACGCACACGGAAACACCTCTCTATCCCCCTTCAATCAATCCTCTCAATCGACCTCGTGTTTTCGAACCACTTGATGTAGGCGTCCGAGTTATCAATGGGACATTGACCTGTGGTCGTGGACAGCGCGTTGGGATTTTAGCAGGCTCTGGGGTTGGTAAGTCTGTGCTGCTTGGAATGATGGCCCGCTACACCGATGCGGACGTAAACGTGATTGCTCTGATTGGGGAGCGTGGACGTGAGGTCAAAGATTTCATTGAAGGAATTTTAGGATCAGAGGGCATGGCCCGTTCCATCGTTGTGGTCGCAACATCAGACCAGCCAGCTCTACTACGACTGCGAGGTGCTTTTGTAGCCACTGCGATTGCCGAGTTCTTTCGTGCGCAAGGCAAGGATGTGCTCTTAACCATGGATTCTCTGACACGCTTTGCGATGGCTCAAAGAGAAATTGGATTGGCAGCTGGAGAACCACCGACCACCAAGGGCTACCCACCGTCAGTATTCGCAATGATGCCTAATTTGCTTGAGCGAGCGGGAACTCAAGGAGAATCCGGATCCATCACAGGCTTCTACACCGTATTAGTAGAGGGAGACGATGCGAATGATCCAATCGGTGATGCAGCTCGGGCAATTGTGGATGGTCACATCGTTCTCAGCCGTGATCTTGCTGCGAAGGGAACCTATCCAGCAATTGATCTGCTACTCTCAGCCAGTCGGGTGATGCCGGAAGTGACCTCAGAATTACATCAAAAGATGGCACAATTGTTTCGTGGTACCTTAGCCACCTATCGAGAAGCGGAGGATCTGATCAATATTGGGGCTTATGTTCGAGGGAGTAATCCTGAGATTGACTATGCCATCCAGAAATACCCCATGATGCTGGAGTTTGTTCGTCAGGGAAT